A window of the Wolbachia endosymbiont (group A) of Pogonocherus hispidulus genome harbors these coding sequences:
- the rpmH gene encoding 50S ribosomal protein L34 has translation MKRTFQPKNLIRKRRHGFRSRMATRAGRKILNRRRSLGCNKLCA, from the coding sequence ATGAAGAGAACATTTCAACCAAAAAATTTGATAAGAAAGCGCAGACATGGATTTCGTTCACGTATGGCAACAAGAGCTGGAAGAAAAATCCTTAATAGGCGCCGTTCATTAGGGTGTAACAAATTATGCGCATAG
- the pstC gene encoding phosphate ABC transporter permease subunit PstC, with translation MNSVIVIPVLLILLFCFSRFQEVNKVKSYLYLSCVWMLTWLLVLYNNCFVTFISIALLFFMLAFIFKNKRNKIIKLSLFVALAISFFITLFIMLSIFIQSINFFNKVAISEFLFCLKWGHNVVTINEEKIGCFGIAPLLVGTLLITIIAMLVVVPLGLFSAIYISEYASEKVRYIVNTTLQVLSAIPTVVYGYFAVVFLSFFVKQVANFFGLSIHSESALVAGLSIGIMILPFIISLLEDAIRSVPKSLRYGFMALGATPAEAIWHITIPYAMPTILSAILLSISRVIGETMIVLMAVGINANLTFNPLNSVTTITVQIATLLTGDQDFNSVQTLAAYALSLVLFIITWLLNAFALFVMKRN, from the coding sequence ATGAATTCGGTGATAGTCATACCTGTCCTACTAATCCTTTTATTTTGTTTTAGTAGGTTTCAAGAAGTAAATAAGGTTAAATCTTATCTATATCTTAGTTGTGTATGGATGCTAACTTGGTTGTTAGTACTCTATAATAATTGTTTTGTAACTTTTATTTCTATAGCGTTACTTTTTTTCATGCTTGCTTTTATCTTTAAAAATAAAAGAAATAAGATAATAAAACTTTCGTTATTTGTGGCTTTGGCCATATCATTTTTTATCACTTTATTTATAATGCTATCTATTTTTATTCAATCCATTAATTTTTTTAATAAAGTAGCTATTTCAGAATTCTTGTTTTGCTTGAAATGGGGCCACAATGTAGTCACTATCAATGAAGAGAAGATAGGATGTTTTGGTATAGCGCCGCTTTTAGTAGGTACATTACTTATAACTATTATAGCAATGTTAGTTGTCGTTCCGCTTGGTTTATTTTCTGCAATATATATTAGTGAATATGCGAGTGAGAAAGTGCGTTATATTGTTAATACAACTTTGCAAGTTTTGTCTGCTATTCCTACGGTTGTATATGGATATTTCGCGGTTGTGTTTTTATCTTTCTTTGTAAAGCAGGTAGCAAATTTTTTTGGTTTAAGTATACACTCAGAAAGTGCCTTAGTTGCCGGTTTATCGATTGGGATAATGATTCTTCCTTTTATTATTTCTTTACTCGAAGATGCCATAAGATCTGTTCCAAAAAGCTTGCGTTATGGCTTCATGGCACTTGGCGCAACTCCAGCGGAAGCTATATGGCATATAACAATACCTTATGCAATGCCTACAATTTTAAGTGCAATTTTATTGTCAATTTCAAGAGTGATAGGTGAAACAATGATTGTGCTAATGGCTGTGGGAATCAACGCAAATTTGACTTTTAACCCTCTTAATTCAGTTACTACCATTACCGTGCAGATCGCTACATTACTTACCGGAGATCAGGATTTCAATAGTGTACAAACTCTTGCTGCTTATGCGCTTAGTTTAGTATTATTTATTATTACTTGGCTATTAAATGCATTTGCATTGTTTGTAATGAAGCGTAACTAG
- the atpD gene encoding F0F1 ATP synthase subunit beta, giving the protein MNIGRAIKVTQAVVDIKFEGELPKIFNALKSKLKYKDKELVLEVSQHIGDNIVRCIAMDSTDGMSRGDEFVDTGAPISVPIGRSTLGRIFNVVGELIDECGPLKGKYNLEPIHRAPPSFTEQGIQEEVLVTGIKVIDLLAPYLKGGKIGLFGGAGVGKTVLIMELINNIAKAHKGFSVFAGVGERTREGNDLYHEMITSNVININEHEKSQAVLVYGQMNEPPGARARVALTALTMAEYFRDRENQDVLFFVDNIFRFTQAGSEISALLGRIPSAVGYQPTLATDMGAMQERIASTTSGSITSVQAIYVPADDLTDPAPATTFSHLDATTVLSRQIAEMGIYPAVDPLDSTSQSLSAEIIGEEHYKVASEVKRILQTYKSLQDIIAILGMDELSDEDKIIVDRARKIQKFLSQPFHVAEIFTGMPGKFVSLSDTVSSFKEIVEGKYDHLPEAAFYMVGNIDEAIKKAELIQAEAK; this is encoded by the coding sequence ATGAATATAGGTAGAGCGATTAAGGTAACTCAAGCAGTTGTTGATATAAAATTTGAAGGTGAATTGCCTAAAATATTTAATGCTTTAAAAAGCAAACTAAAATATAAGGATAAGGAGCTGGTTTTAGAAGTTTCGCAGCATATAGGTGACAATATAGTTCGTTGTATTGCTATGGATAGCACAGATGGCATGTCAAGGGGGGATGAATTTGTTGATACAGGTGCACCAATATCGGTGCCAATTGGGCGTTCAACTTTAGGAAGGATTTTTAATGTTGTTGGAGAGCTTATAGATGAGTGTGGTCCACTGAAGGGAAAATATAACTTAGAGCCTATACACAGAGCACCTCCAAGTTTTACTGAACAGGGAATACAGGAAGAAGTTTTAGTTACGGGAATAAAAGTTATAGATCTTCTTGCACCTTATCTTAAAGGAGGAAAAATTGGCTTATTTGGTGGAGCCGGTGTTGGTAAAACAGTCCTGATAATGGAATTAATTAATAATATAGCAAAAGCTCATAAAGGATTTTCTGTGTTTGCCGGGGTAGGGGAGAGAACGCGTGAAGGTAACGATCTTTATCACGAGATGATCACTTCAAATGTAATAAATATAAATGAGCATGAAAAATCTCAAGCTGTTTTGGTTTATGGTCAGATGAATGAGCCTCCTGGAGCAAGGGCTAGAGTTGCTTTAACAGCACTTACTATGGCAGAGTATTTTCGTGACCGTGAAAACCAAGATGTTCTATTTTTTGTGGATAATATCTTTAGATTTACACAAGCTGGTTCTGAAATTTCTGCTTTGCTTGGAAGAATACCGTCAGCTGTTGGTTATCAGCCAACCCTTGCAACTGATATGGGTGCAATGCAAGAAAGAATAGCTTCAACAACTTCTGGCTCTATTACTTCTGTGCAAGCTATATATGTTCCTGCGGACGATTTAACTGATCCAGCCCCAGCAACTACATTCTCTCATCTTGATGCCACCACAGTGTTGTCAAGGCAAATAGCTGAAATGGGAATATACCCTGCTGTTGATCCACTTGATTCAACTTCTCAGTCTTTATCTGCTGAAATCATTGGTGAAGAACATTATAAGGTAGCTTCTGAGGTGAAACGTATATTGCAAACTTATAAATCACTGCAAGATATTATCGCAATACTTGGTATGGATGAGCTATCTGATGAAGATAAAATTATTGTTGATAGGGCTCGTAAGATTCAGAAATTTCTTTCTCAACCTTTTCACGTTGCAGAAATATTTACTGGTATGCCTGGTAAATTTGTTTCACTTTCTGATACTGTTTCCAGTTTTAAAGAGATTGTTGAAGGTAAATATGATCACTTACCAGAGGCTGCTTTTTATATGGTGGGGAATATAGATGAAGCAATAAAAAAGGCTGAATTAATACAAGCTGAAGCTAAATAA
- a CDS encoding F0F1 ATP synthase subunit epsilon has product MNTFKVQFFSPDDQISFSGVVSLSVTGLEGELMILAHHAPYLIYLLPGMITVKMSNQTEKKVVIDSGVLEVANNNCSIITSQIQVFDHAIHDEKSFKNKRISIYLSYLDEKFLS; this is encoded by the coding sequence ATGAATACTTTTAAAGTGCAATTTTTCTCTCCTGATGATCAAATTTCATTCAGTGGAGTGGTTTCTCTTTCAGTAACTGGGCTCGAAGGGGAGCTTATGATTTTAGCTCACCATGCTCCTTACTTAATTTATTTATTGCCTGGTATGATTACTGTTAAAATGAGTAACCAAACAGAAAAGAAGGTTGTAATTGATAGTGGCGTATTAGAAGTTGCAAATAATAATTGTAGCATTATAACAAGTCAAATTCAGGTTTTTGATCATGCAATTCATGATGAGAAATCGTTTAAAAATAAGAGAATTAGTATATATTTAAGTTATCTTGATGAGAAATTTCTTTCTTAG